In Vibrio gallicus, a single window of DNA contains:
- a CDS encoding class I SAM-dependent methyltransferase: MNATTQYYNQNAQQFFDSTIDVEMQSLYEKFLPLIPTGGRILDAGCGSGRDSKAFLDKGFQVDAFDASAELTKLATELTGLEVTQTTFLEFQSEATTYDGIWACASLLHVPEEELAPTFRHLSNYLKPNGVMYCSFKLGDSELDRNGRFFRDLNLEQLENILKTTGALKVKQWWETSDLRSGRENEKWLNAVLEKY, encoded by the coding sequence ATGAACGCTACCACCCAATACTACAACCAAAACGCCCAACAGTTTTTCGACTCTACCATAGATGTTGAAATGCAGTCTCTGTACGAGAAGTTTCTACCACTGATTCCAACTGGCGGAAGAATCCTAGATGCAGGATGTGGTTCGGGTCGTGACAGCAAGGCTTTTCTAGATAAGGGTTTCCAAGTCGACGCATTTGATGCCAGCGCCGAACTCACAAAGCTTGCCACTGAACTCACTGGACTCGAAGTCACGCAGACTACCTTTCTCGAATTTCAATCTGAGGCAACAACTTATGATGGAATTTGGGCATGTGCTTCATTGTTGCATGTGCCGGAAGAAGAGCTTGCACCGACATTTCGCCACCTTAGTAACTACCTAAAGCCCAATGGGGTTATGTATTGTTCTTTTAAGCTTGGAGATTCGGAGCTCGATCGCAACGGTCGCTTCTTTCGTGACCTTAATTTGGAACAATTAGAGAATATTCTGAAAACTACTGGGGCTTTAAAAGTGAAGCAGTGGTGGGAAACATCTGATCTCAGATCTGGTCGTGAAAATGAAAAGTGGCTGAACGCGGTATTGGAGAAGTACTAG
- a CDS encoding DEAD/DEAH box helicase family protein, whose product MSKQTLILKENLLTTGGDDPLLEQLLHAINHANEIDIAVSFIRDSGLRLLLPALQEAIERSHNNATFLKIRILTSDYLGITDPVALRALMALVSPKVEVKVFETKKHSFHMKSYIFVRSDSESTYYRGSAFIGSNNISKAALTNAHEWCLRFDYKAPAQSFEARQFRNIRSEYDKIFSHSNGISLSDEWIDHYITRRENAPTLSLISPFDNEVEETYAPNSVQIEALDALSTTRQLGNKKGLVVLGTGMGKTWLSAFDAMQCKAQRVLFVAHREEILTQALNTYTKLWPKKSCGYFNSIEKSVDKQMVFASVQTLGKEKHLSSFTQDHFDYIVIDEFHHASASTYLNVLNYFQPKFLLGLTATPDRTDQADILSLCNNNLVFEKNLVHGIDSGILVPFHYFGIWDDTLDYQEIPWRNGKFDPSSLDAAFATNKRAQHIFTHWEKHQQSRTLAFCTSVSHADYMAEQFNAKYSNQGYKALSVHSKSKVRRNEALQQLSDGDIQVLFSVDLFNEGTDLPSIDTILMIRPTQSNIIFLQQLGRGLRLAPNKSHVVVLDFLGNHQSFLSRMDLFKTPEGNVEDQVRENKGRYDSKPSIAKGCYVNFDPEVISFWSELNSRFKHTSNEEFQLLESRLGHRPTATEFFHANYDHNKVRKQHESWFGLVALHIEEQHVIDIIHKFNTFLLNAVQMTSMTKCFKPILLEAFIELDGFNKPPALETLAERSWYILKSYPALFTNELSEKNKLLSPSDVSWINYWKGNPIKAFTTKGKREASAPFTVENNLFKANLTVADSDIRILHDLVKELLDYRLAKYIKTKYPSHS is encoded by the coding sequence ATGTCTAAGCAAACCCTAATACTCAAAGAAAATCTCCTCACCACAGGTGGAGACGACCCATTACTCGAACAGCTGCTTCACGCTATTAACCACGCCAATGAAATAGATATTGCTGTTTCATTTATTCGAGACTCTGGGTTAAGACTGTTGCTTCCCGCACTTCAAGAAGCGATAGAGCGTTCACACAATAATGCTACCTTTCTCAAGATCCGAATCCTGACTTCCGACTACTTGGGTATTACCGATCCGGTTGCCCTTCGTGCCCTAATGGCGCTGGTTTCTCCCAAAGTGGAAGTTAAGGTCTTCGAAACCAAGAAACATAGCTTCCATATGAAGTCCTACATTTTTGTGCGCTCCGATTCCGAGTCTACCTATTATCGTGGTTCGGCTTTCATTGGCTCAAATAACATAAGTAAAGCCGCCTTAACTAATGCCCACGAGTGGTGTTTAAGGTTTGATTACAAAGCGCCAGCACAATCATTCGAGGCTAGACAGTTTAGAAATATTAGAAGTGAGTATGACAAGATTTTCAGTCACTCTAACGGCATTAGCTTAAGCGATGAGTGGATTGATCACTACATCACTCGCAGGGAAAACGCTCCCACACTTAGCTTGATCAGCCCGTTTGATAATGAAGTTGAAGAAACTTATGCCCCAAACTCAGTACAAATCGAAGCCTTGGATGCCCTATCTACAACACGGCAACTAGGAAATAAGAAAGGCTTGGTGGTGCTCGGTACAGGTATGGGGAAAACATGGTTATCCGCCTTTGATGCGATGCAGTGCAAAGCTCAAAGAGTTTTGTTTGTCGCACATAGAGAAGAAATATTAACCCAAGCTCTAAATACCTATACCAAACTATGGCCTAAAAAATCTTGCGGCTATTTCAATAGCATTGAAAAATCCGTTGATAAACAAATGGTCTTTGCCTCAGTGCAGACGCTAGGTAAAGAGAAACACCTAAGTTCGTTCACTCAAGACCATTTTGACTATATTGTCATTGATGAGTTTCATCATGCCAGTGCAAGTACCTATCTCAACGTATTAAATTACTTCCAACCAAAGTTTTTATTGGGCCTCACCGCCACGCCAGATAGAACCGACCAAGCTGATATCCTCTCCTTATGTAATAACAACTTGGTATTCGAGAAAAACCTAGTTCATGGTATCGATAGCGGAATTCTAGTGCCTTTTCACTACTTTGGGATCTGGGACGATACCCTTGATTATCAAGAAATCCCTTGGCGAAATGGTAAATTTGACCCTAGCTCATTAGATGCTGCCTTCGCAACCAACAAACGCGCCCAACATATTTTCACACACTGGGAAAAGCACCAACAGAGCAGGACACTAGCATTTTGCACCTCTGTTTCTCATGCCGATTACATGGCAGAGCAATTTAATGCTAAGTACTCAAATCAAGGTTACAAAGCCCTCTCTGTACACAGCAAGTCCAAAGTTAGGCGTAATGAAGCCCTGCAACAATTATCAGATGGAGATATACAAGTACTGTTTTCAGTCGATCTATTTAATGAAGGCACTGATTTACCCTCCATAGATACGATATTGATGATTAGACCAACTCAATCCAACATCATTTTCTTACAACAACTAGGACGCGGACTGAGACTTGCCCCAAACAAATCTCATGTAGTTGTGCTTGATTTCCTTGGTAACCACCAATCATTCTTATCTCGTATGGATCTTTTCAAAACCCCAGAAGGTAATGTGGAAGATCAAGTTCGAGAGAATAAAGGCAGATACGATAGTAAGCCTTCAATAGCCAAGGGTTGCTATGTGAATTTTGACCCTGAAGTCATTAGCTTTTGGAGCGAACTCAATAGTCGATTCAAACATACCTCTAATGAAGAATTCCAATTACTCGAATCCCGACTGGGACACAGACCAACTGCGACCGAATTTTTCCATGCAAATTACGACCACAACAAAGTAAGAAAACAACATGAAAGTTGGTTCGGCCTCGTTGCACTGCACATCGAAGAGCAACACGTTATTGATATCATCCACAAATTTAATACATTTCTATTAAATGCAGTGCAGATGACAAGCATGACAAAATGCTTCAAACCCATCTTACTCGAAGCATTCATTGAGCTAGATGGATTCAACAAACCGCCGGCTTTAGAAACGTTGGCTGAAAGAAGTTGGTATATATTGAAGTCCTACCCTGCACTATTTACTAACGAGCTCTCGGAAAAAAATAAACTGCTGTCACCCTCTGATGTTAGTTGGATTAATTATTGGAAGGGAAACCCAATTAAAGCCTTCACAACTAAAGGAAAGAGAGAAGCTTCAGCTCCATTTACGGTGGAGAACAATCTATTCAAAGCCAATCTAACAGTTGCAGATTCTGATATAAGGATTCTGCATGATTTAGTAAAAGAGCTTCTAGATTATCGCCTAGCTAAGTACATTAAAACTAAATACCCTAGCCACTCATGA